The stretch of DNA GTTCATTGATGACATCATATCCTGATGAAAATCCCTTCATGCATTCTGCAAAATGTTCTGTATTCACGGTTTTTGCTATGGCATTATTATTCATGATAACCATGACGGTTTCTGTATTGTCATACCGGAAGTATGTATATATCCCATCTTCTGGAACAAAATGTCTGAAATTGCCTTTATGTATGACTTGTTTATCCTTTCTCCATTTTAACAGCTTATTCAGATAAGTATATGTCTCATTCTGAAGCAATGTCCTGCCTGCAGGGACAAATGCATTCACCGGATCTTCAGACCAACCTCCGGGGAAATCGGCCCTGATAAATCCATGGCCCGTTTCGGCATTGCCGGTCATAAGGATCTCGGTGCCATAATAGATCATGGGTATGCCTCTGGTCGTCAGGATATATGCAAGTCCCATCTTAAATTTATTGGGATCTTCCTTAACGCTTGTGAAGAAGCGTGTGAGATCATGATTGTCAACAAAGACCAGGTTATTCTCAGGGTGGCCGTATAAAAAGTCCTGCGCCAGGACGTCATAAATCCGGGCAAGGCCGGTATAGTATCCCTCTTCCTGAGTAAAGGCTTCATTGAGTGCAAAACATAACGGGAAGTCTGTTACGCATGGAATATGAGAGTTATAACCATCCCTGTTGGGTGAGTCCATCTGATAATAGGCAGTCATGGATTCATAACGTAACCAGGCTTCCCCCACGATCGTGAAATTCGGGTATTCTTCCGATATTCTTTTTCCCCAGTCAGCAATCATCTCTTTATTTGAATAGGGCTGGGTGTCGAGGCGTATGCCATCCAGTCCGGCCCATTCAATCCACCAGATGCTGTTTTGGATCAGATAGTTGGTGAGATACCGGTTATTTTGGTTCAGGTCAGCCATGTGCCGGTCGAACCAGCCTGTGAGCATCCTGGTTTTGTCATAATCAGAAGCATACGGATCGGTGATGGTCGAAGCCCTGAAATTCGACGGAGTAAAGTCGGGAAATTGATGTATCCAGTCAGGTGATGGCAGATCTTTGATAAACCAGTGGTTTGTGCTGCTATGGTTGAAGACCATATCCATAATGATCTTCATTCCCTTCTGATGGCATCTTTCAACGAGTTGCAAATAATCTTCGTTGGAGCCCAACCGGGGATCGGTTCTGTAGAAATCGGTGATGGCATAACCATGATAGGAATAGCGGGGATTGTTGTTTTCGAGGAATGGATTCAGCCATAAGGAAGTTACACCAAGA from Bacteroidota bacterium encodes:
- a CDS encoding glycoside hydrolase family 13 protein; translated protein: MISIIRTPVLFLFLFFIPFAWSRSQDISIGRVEPPFWWTGMKYPELQLLVYGNDIALTEPFISYPGVLLAQTHRTENLNYLFIDLLIKEECRAGTFDIEFYKDGKSILHHVYEIKERKTGSSQRKGFDQSDVIYLIMPDRYANGNPGNDDIAGMTEKANRQDPSGRHGGDLQGIIDHLDYIQNLGVTSLWLNPFLENNNPRYSYHGYAITDFYRTDPRLGSNEDYLQLVERCHQKGMKIIMDMVFNHSSTNHWFIKDLPSPDWIHQFPDFTPSNFRASTITDPYASDYDKTRMLTGWFDRHMADLNQNNRYLTNYLIQNSIWWIEWAGLDGIRLDTQPYSNKEMIADWGKRISEEYPNFTIVGEAWLRYESMTAYYQMDSPNRDGYNSHIPCVTDFPLCFALNEAFTQEEGYYTGLARIYDVLAQDFLYGHPENNLVFVDNHDLTRFFTSVKEDPNKFKMGLAYILTTRGIPMIYYGTEILMTGNAETGHGFIRADFPGGWSEDPVNAFVPAGRTLLQNETYTYLNKLLKWRKDKQVIHKGNFRHFVPEDGIYTYFRYDNTETVMVIMNNNAIAKTVNTEHFAECMKGFSSGYDVINEQKVNELNLIEVPAKTAIIIELK